The following proteins are encoded in a genomic region of Populus trichocarpa isolate Nisqually-1 chromosome 13, P.trichocarpa_v4.1, whole genome shotgun sequence:
- the LOC127904204 gene encoding uncharacterized protein LOC127904204, translating to MENEERAHLESHYQTELESVKNEVSRLTDLLEQLLRAKNGEGTSARQLEGAPTVHIPQASQNQGANSANEQQFVPITPILPPHTPVTVDLTTEGVPDIRSPTERIEQGIKAGRIAMPVEKKGFIGRKREGDVNNLEDGYKGKKPELTCEYHAGNPGHGIETCYAFKKRLMELIKIGWVSFEDKPNVNSNPLPKHASSSSGIGMIEVGNQCKVLKVSMKRLYDMLVQSGFLKTKVESHLEGDDYCEYHGREGHHIEDCIEFCEKMAKMLKMGELRIEPVKSSGEVSMMEGQMEMTGVCRVQQTANGPPRLILVKPSYTKGNHNAMPYNYGYASNVQAPLPLFQTEISGLTRSGRCFTSEELRKAKGKEVVDLDQALEVNKPVTEEESNEFLKLIKHRKVLIDNGSALNVLPKHMLEEMPIDESHIKPSTMMARAYDGSPRPIIGTLEVELYVGPQMFLAEETVSMIKNVAVPFIEANDCKGNNIHAFEIVNTDWVPENTVLRRPRISEAARMASLCLLNRGIPVQYNFIIRIPEGVNLARMKSAAQRFGLGYQPNQEDYRWAAGRRRARRMARIKGREPDEEKLEIPPLSVSFSKAAYIMQHDKEAESLDQELSNLSINTLGENKVEGDDMKTVARKGDEALPQLTVYTIEEVSAKTFVRKLVEQQEQTWKPIVEELETINVGSDQLKKELKIGTLVTSEQRTKMIALLQEYADVFAWSYEDMPGLDTNIVVHKIPLEEGCKPIKQKLRRAHPDVWIKVKAELEKQWDAGFLEVVRYPQWVSNIVVVPKKEGKIRVCVDFRNLNKASPKDDFPLPHIDVLVDNAARSSTYSFMDGFSGYNQIKMAPEDKTKTTFVTPWGTFCYKVMPFGLKNAGATYQRAMVTLFHDMMHKEIEVYVDDMIAKSKRGEDHVEVLRKLFERLRKYELRLNPAKCSFGVKSGKLLGFVVSDRGIEVDPDKVRAIQAMSSPKTEKEVRGFLGRINYIARFIAQLTTTCEPIFRLLRKKNPGTWNEECEEAFNKIKHYLQNPPLLVPPVSGKPLVLYLTVTEAAMGCVLGQHDETGRKERAIYYLSKKFTECESRYTEIERLCCALVWAAKRLRHYMLYYTTWLISKVDPLRYICNKPFLSSRIARWQVLLAEYDIVYMTRKAVKGSAIADHLADNAVEDYEPLDFDFPDEDILSIEKEEEKTDWWTMFFDGAVNVYGNGAGAVIISPDKKQYPVSVKLHFECTNNTAEYEACILGLEAALELKIKKLDVYGDSMLIICQVKGEWQTKEEKLRPYQEYLSTLAKEFEEIRFTHLGREGNHFADALATLAAMTTIDLKCKVQPVHIDIRNDPAHCCLVEGEIDGQPWYYDIKNLVQNQEYPVGSSKTDKKTLRRLATDFYLDGEILYKRSFDGTLLRCLNEADARKALREVHEGICSTHASGHMIARKIQRAGYFWMTLEKDCIDYVRKCHKCQVYSDKVNMPPAPLFNLISPWPFAMWGIDVIGPVNPKASNGHRFILVAIDYFTKWVEANSYAHVTQKVVKRFIEKDLICRYGPPEKIVTDNAQNFNGKIIVELCTKWKIKHSNSSPYRPKMNGAVEAANKNIKKIIQKMVVTYRDWHEMLSFALHAYRTTVRTSTGTTPYSLVYGMEAVMPLEVEIPSLRVLMDSELEEAEWAKVRYEQLNLISEKRMAAICHHQLYQKRMAKAYDKKVRPRLFQEGDLVLKKILSLPGDDQSKWAPNYEGPYIVKKAFSGGALKLARMDGEDLARPVNSDSVKRYYA from the exons atggagaacgaagaaagagctcacttggagtcacattatcagactGAGTTGGAGTCTGTAAAGAATGAAGTTTCTCGGCTAACCGACTTACTTGAGCAGCTTCTAAGGgctaagaatggggagggaacatcagcacGACAGCTTGAAGGAGCGCCAACAGTTCACATTcctcaagcatctcaaaaccagggggcaaactcggccaatgaacaacaGTTTGTGCCTATTACTCCTATCTTACCACCTCATACTCCAGTCACTGTTGACTTAACAACGGAGGGAGTCCCGGATATTAGGTCTCCCA ctgaGAGGATAGAACAGGGGATCAAAGCTGGGCGAATAGCAATGCCAGTGGAAAAGAAGGGctttattggaagaaagagagaaggcgatGTTAACAATCTGGAAGACGGGTATAAGGGCAAGAAA cccgagttAACTTGTGAGTACCATGCGGGTAATCCTGGGCATGGGATTGAAACCTGTTACGCTTTCAAGAAAAGATTGATGGAGCTTATTAAGATAGGATGGGTATCCTTTGAAGACaagcccaatgttaattcaaacccGTTGCCTAAACATGCCTCAAGTAGTAGTGGAATAGGCATGATCGAAGTGGGAAATCAATGCAAGGTGTTGAAGGTGTCCATGAAGAGGTTGTACGACATGTTGGTACAATCAGGATTTCTAAAGACAAAGGTGGAGAGCCATTTAGAGGGAGATGATTACTGTGAATACCATGGAAGAGAAGGACATCATATTGAGGATTGCATCGAGTTTTGCGAAAAGATggcaaaaatgctaaaaatgggGGAGTTGAGGATTGAACCCGTAAAGAGCAGCGGAgaggtgagtatgatggaaggtCAGATGGAGATGACAGGAGTATGCAGGGTCCAACAAACAGCTAATGGTCCCCCAAGGCTAATCTTGGTTAAACCGTCCTACACAAAAGGGAATCACAATGCCAtgccttataattatggttatgccTCCAACGTTCAAGCTCCTCTTCCTTTGTTCCAGACTGAGATAAGTGGGTTGACCAGGAGTGGTCGTTGCTTTACTTCCGAGGAGTTGAGGAAGGCAAAGGGCAAAGAAGTGGTAGATCTGGACCaagcactagaagttaataagCCCGTAACGGAAGAGGAGTCGAATGAATTCCtgaagttgatcaagcata GAAAAGTACTCATTGATAATGGCTCGGCCCTTAACGTGTTGCCAAAGCACATGTTGGAAGAAATGCCGATCGATGAATCCCATATAAAGCCAAGTACTATGATGGCCAGAGCGTATGATGGCTCACCTAGGCCAATAATTGGGACTCTAGAAGTGGAGCTATATGTGGGACCACAAATGTTCCTA GCTGAGGAGACAGTATCCATGATAAAGAATGTGGCTGTGCCTTTTATCGAAGCGAATGATTGCAAGGGTAACAATATCCATGCctttgagattgtgaacacCGACTGGGTGCCGGAGAATACAGTGCTAAGAAGGCCAaggatctcagaagcagcaaggatggcaaGTCTATGCCTTTTGAACCGCGGGATCCCAGTTCAGTATAACTTTATTATCAGGATACCAGAAGGGGTTAATCTGGCAAGGATGAAAAGTGCTGCTCAAAGATTTGGGTTAGGATACCAACCTAACCAAGAAGATTATCGGTGGGCTGCTGGTCGGAGAAGGGCAAGAAGGATGGCTAGAATTAAAGGAAGAGAGCCTGATGAAGAAAAGCTAGAAATCCCTCCCCTTAGCGTGTCATTCTCAAAAGCTGCATacataatgcaacatgataaagaagCTGAAAGCCTCGATCAAGAGCTGTCAAACCTGAGCATAAATACCTTGGGGGAAAACAAGGTGGAAGGAGATGACATGAAGACAGTAGCAAGAAAGGGAGATGAAGCACTCCCACAACTGACGGTCTACACCATAGAAGAAGTCTccgccaagacctttgtgcgcaa GCTAGTAGAACAACAGGAACAGACTTGGAAGCCTATCGTCGAGGAACTCGAAACCATCAATGTGGGTAGTGATCAGctcaagaaagagttgaaaataggtacCTTAGTTACTTCTGAACAAAGGACAAAAATGATCGCCCTGTTACAAGAATATGcagatgtctttgcttggtcTTATGAAGATATGCCCGGTTTGGACACAAATATTGTAGTACACAAGATACCGTTGGAAGAAGGCTGTAAGCCAATCAAGCAGAAGCTGAGGAGGGCCCACCCGGATGTCTGGATCAAGGTCAAGGCAGAACTCGAGAAGCAATGGGATGCTGGTTTTCTAGAAGTAGTTAGGTATCCACAATGGGTATCTAACATTGTtgtggtgcctaagaaggaAGGGAAGATTAGAGTATGCGTGGATTTTCGGAATTTGAATAAAGCTAGCCCCAAGGATGATTTTCCTTtaccacacatagatgttttaGTGGACAATGCAGCCCGGAgttccacatattcctttatggatggtttttcgggatacaaccagataaaaatggctccggaggataagacgaaaacaacttttgtcacaccGTGGGGGACATTCTGCTAtaaggtcatgccatttggattgaagaatgcaggagcaacctatcaaagagcaatggtgactttgttccacgacatgatgcacaaggaaattgaggtgtatgtagacgacatgattgccaagtctaaaagaggagaggatcatgttgaagttttgaggaagtTGTTTGAGAGATTGAGGAAGTATGAACTAAGGCTCAATCCTGCCAAATGTTCATTTGGAGTTAAATCGGGTAAGctgttaggatttgtggtaagtgatagaggtatagaggtggatccagataaagtaagggccatccaagctatgtcatcccctaagacggagaaggaagtaagaggattcttgggaagGATAAACTACATTGCTCGGTTCATAGCTCAGTTAACAACGACGTGTGAACCAATATTCCGActactaaggaaaaagaatcctggaacctggaatgaggagtgtgaggaggcattcaataaaatcaagcattatttgCAAAATCCACCTTTACTGGTCCCTCCGGTATCGGGAAAACCTCTAGTATTGTATCTAACAGTGACTGAAGCAGCTatgggatgtgtattgggtcagcatgatgaaaccggaaggaaggaaagagctatttattacttaagtaagaaattcactgaatgtgagtctagatacacgGAGATAGAAAGGCTTTGTTGTGCGTTGGTGTGGGCAGCAAAGAGGTTGCGgcattatatgttatactataccacttggttgatttcaaaagtggatcctctgaggtacatttgtaacaagccatttctctcaagtcgaattgcaaggtggcaagttctattagcagaatatgacatagtaTACATGACAAGGAAAGCTGTAAAAGGAAGTGCAATCGCGGACCATCTGGCcgataatgctgttgaagattacgaacctttggattttgacttccctgatgaagatatattgtcaatagagaaagaagaagagaagacagattggtggacgatgttttttgacggtgcagtgaatgtatatggtaacggggccggtgcggtaataatctctccagataagaaacagtatccagtttcggttaaactacatttcgagtgcaccaacaacacagctgagtatgaagcttgtatcctcgggttagaagcggcattagagttgaagataaagaagttagatgtatatggagattcaatgttgattatctgtCAGGTTAAAGGGGAATGGCAGACTAAGGAGGAAAAGTTAAGGCCGTACCAAGAATACCTATCCACGCTAGCaaaggaatttgaagaaattagattcaCCCATCTGGGAAGGGAGGGGAATCATTTTGCGGATGCTTTGGCCACACTAGCTGCTATGACTACCATTGATCTCAAGTGCAAAGTACAACCGGTCCACATTGACATTAGAAATGACCCAGCTCattgttgcttagttgaaggagagatagacggacagccttggtattatgatatcaagaaccttGTGCAAAATCAGGAATATCCAGTGGGATCCTCCAAAACGGATAAGAAAACCTTGAGAAGGTTGGCTACAGACTTTTATTTAGATGGAGAGATTCtgtacaaaagatcatttgatggaaccttgctaaggtgtttgaatgaggcagatgctagaaaggcattacgggaggtccatgaggggatttgctcaacccatgctagcgggcatatgatagcaaggaaaatccaaagggccggttatttttggatgacactagagaaagactgtatcgactatgtcaggaaatgtcatAAATGTCAAGTTTACAGTGACAAGGTCAATATGCCACCAGCTCCTCTATTTAATCTGATATCTCCTtggccatttgcaatgtggggaatcGACGTGATCGGACctgttaacccaaaagctagcaaCGGTCATAGATTCATCCTTGTGGCTATTGACTACTTCACCAAATGGGTGGAAGCTAATTCGTATGCCCATGTAACACAGAAGGTAGTGAAGAGGTTCATAGAAAAGGAtttgatttgtcgatatggtcctccggaaaagatagtgacagataatgcacagaatttcaatggcaaaataATAGTGGAGCTGtgtactaaatggaaaatcaagcattcgaaTTCCTCACCATACCGACCAAAAATGAATGGCGCAGTAGAAGccgccaacaagaacatcaagaagattattcagaaaatggtagtcacatacagagattggcatgagatgttgtcatTCGCTCTTCATGCATACCGCACTACAGTTAGGACCTCGACGGGAACAACTCCATATTCGTTGGTGTACGGTATGGAAGCAGTGATGCCTTTGGAAGTAGAAATCCCGTCGTTAAGAGTATTGATGGACTCCGAATTAGAAGAGGCCGAGTGGGCCAAAGTGAGATATGAGCAACTGAAcctgatcagtgaaaagaggatggctgcaatatgtcatcaccaactgtaccagaaacgaatggccaaggcatatgataagaaggttagaccgcggttatttcaagaaggggatctagtattgaagaaaatattgtcactACCTGGAGACGATCAAAGCAAATGGGCACCGAATTACGAAGGTCCTTACATAGTTAAGAAGGCATTCTCAGGAGGAGCACTGAAGttggctagaatggatggagaagacctagctcgacctgtgaattctgactctgtaaaaagatattatgcttga